The following proteins are encoded in a genomic region of Mycobacterium kiyosense:
- the cobL gene encoding precorrin-6Y C(5,15)-methyltransferase [decarboxylating] produces the protein MIVVVGIGADGMPGISEASRNELRRAATVYGSARQLDLLDATVTAERRRWPSPVLPALQTLPADGPDVHVVASGDPLMHGVGGSLIRMFGTDKVRVLPHVSSVTLACARMGWNVHDTEVISLVTAEPNTAVRRGGQAIVLSSNHTTPTALAAALAAHGRGDSEFTVLEELGGPLERRRDGTVRDWADSPPADVQNLNLIAVRYLPDERVMLLPDDAFANDGQITKYGIRAVTLAALAPRPGQRLWDVGAGSGSIAVEWCRSGRGCTAVAFELDEKRRHNIVFNAASNGVRVEVRSQAPEDFDEVPTPAAIFVGGGLTSPGLLDACLAHLPATGRLVANAVTVESEAILAQAYSQHGGELRRFQHYQGEALGGFTGWRPQYPVTQWSVTKR, from the coding sequence ATGATCGTCGTGGTCGGAATCGGAGCCGACGGCATGCCGGGTATTTCCGAAGCATCCCGCAATGAATTGCGCAGAGCTGCAACAGTTTACGGATCTGCCCGACAACTCGACCTGCTCGACGCCACCGTCACGGCCGAGCGCCGCCGGTGGCCGTCGCCGGTGTTGCCCGCTTTGCAGACGTTGCCTGCCGACGGCCCGGATGTCCATGTCGTCGCAAGCGGCGATCCCCTGATGCACGGCGTCGGCGGCAGCCTTATCCGGATGTTCGGCACCGACAAGGTGCGGGTGCTGCCGCATGTCTCGTCGGTGACGTTGGCGTGCGCCCGGATGGGCTGGAACGTCCACGACACCGAAGTGATCAGTCTGGTGACGGCCGAACCGAACACCGCGGTGCGCCGCGGCGGCCAGGCGATCGTGCTGTCGAGCAACCACACCACGCCCACCGCACTGGCCGCGGCGCTGGCTGCGCACGGCCGCGGCGACTCGGAATTCACCGTGCTCGAGGAACTCGGCGGTCCGCTCGAGCGTCGCCGCGACGGCACCGTCCGCGACTGGGCGGACAGCCCGCCCGCCGACGTGCAGAACCTCAATCTGATCGCGGTGCGCTACCTGCCCGACGAGCGCGTCATGCTGCTGCCCGACGACGCCTTCGCCAACGACGGACAGATCACCAAGTACGGCATCCGGGCGGTCACGCTGGCGGCGCTGGCGCCGCGACCCGGGCAGCGGTTGTGGGACGTCGGGGCCGGCTCGGGCAGCATCGCCGTGGAGTGGTGCCGCAGCGGCCGGGGCTGTACCGCGGTGGCATTCGAGCTCGACGAAAAGCGCCGCCACAACATCGTTTTCAATGCCGCATCCAACGGGGTGCGGGTAGAGGTGCGCAGTCAGGCGCCCGAGGACTTCGACGAGGTGCCCACGCCGGCGGCGATTTTCGTCGGCGGCGGCCTGACCAGCCCAGGCCTGCTGGACGCCTGCCTGGCTCACCTGCCGGCAACCGGACGACTGGTCGCCAACGCCGTCACGGTGGAATCTGAAGCCATACTCGCACAAGCATATTCACAACACGGCGGTGAACTGCGACGCTTTCAGCACTATCAGGGTGAGGCACTGGGCGGGTTCACCGGCTGGCGCCCGCAGTACCCCGTCACGCAGTGGTCGGTAACCAAGCGATGA
- the cobM gene encoding precorrin-4 C(11)-methyltransferase has translation MTVYFIGAGPGAADLITVRGQRLLQTCPVCLYAGSIMPKDLLAHCPPNAQIIDTGPLTLDEIVARLVDADAAGHHVARLHSGDPSLYSALAEQCRRLDARGIRYEIVPGVPAFAAAAAALKRELTVPGVAQTVTLTRVSTLSTAMPPGEDLVTLSRSGATLILHLAAAQIDAIVPQLVAGGYRSETPAAVVAFASWPQQTVLRGTLADIAAQMRQAGITKTAVIIVGDVLAAEGFTDSYLYSVARRETH, from the coding sequence ATGACGGTGTATTTCATCGGCGCCGGCCCGGGTGCGGCCGACCTGATCACCGTGCGCGGCCAGCGTCTGCTCCAAACCTGTCCGGTCTGCCTGTACGCGGGATCGATCATGCCGAAAGATCTACTGGCGCACTGTCCGCCGAACGCGCAGATCATCGACACCGGCCCGCTGACGCTCGATGAAATCGTCGCCCGGCTCGTCGATGCCGACGCTGCCGGCCACCATGTGGCGCGGCTGCATTCCGGTGACCCGTCCTTGTACAGCGCGCTGGCCGAACAATGCCGGCGCCTCGACGCACGCGGCATCCGGTACGAAATCGTGCCCGGCGTACCGGCTTTCGCCGCCGCAGCCGCCGCCCTCAAACGCGAGCTCACCGTGCCCGGGGTTGCGCAGACGGTGACGCTGACCCGGGTCTCCACCCTGTCCACCGCCATGCCGCCCGGTGAAGACCTCGTCACCCTCAGCCGATCGGGGGCCACGCTGATCCTGCACCTGGCCGCCGCGCAGATCGACGCCATCGTCCCGCAGTTGGTGGCTGGCGGCTACCGCTCCGAAACACCGGCAGCGGTAGTGGCTTTCGCGAGTTGGCCGCAGCAAACCGTGCTGCGCGGCACGCTGGCCGACATCGCGGCCCAAATGCGTCAGGCGGGCATCACCAAGACCGCCGTCATCATCGTCGGTGATGTGCTGGCCGCCGAAGGATTCACCGACAGCTACCTGTATTCGGTGGCGCGCCGGGAGACGCACTGA
- the cobK gene encoding precorrin-6A reductase, giving the protein MRVLLLGGTAEGRALAKALYPRVDIVSSLAGRVPDPALPVGPVRIGGFGGVDGLRRWLHDERIDAVVDATHPFAATMTAHAALVCDELRLPYLVLARPPWDPGSAAVVASDAEAAEHVARQGYARVFLTTGRSGTKAFAGSDAWFLIRAVTAPDDGVLPRHHRLVLSRGPYRYDDEATLMAEHRIDVLVTKNSGGEMTRAKLDAADALDIPVVMVQRPALPERVATVGTVQEAAQWVAGLG; this is encoded by the coding sequence ATGCGGGTCCTGCTGCTCGGCGGCACCGCCGAGGGCCGCGCGCTGGCCAAAGCCCTTTACCCGCGGGTCGACATCGTCAGCTCACTGGCGGGCCGGGTGCCCGATCCGGCCCTGCCGGTCGGGCCGGTGCGGATCGGCGGATTCGGCGGCGTCGACGGGCTCAGACGCTGGTTGCACGACGAGCGCATCGACGCGGTCGTCGACGCCACGCACCCGTTCGCGGCCACCATGACCGCCCATGCCGCGCTGGTCTGCGACGAACTCAGGTTGCCCTATCTGGTGCTGGCCCGGCCACCGTGGGATCCGGGCTCAGCCGCCGTCGTTGCCTCTGACGCTGAGGCGGCTGAACACGTTGCTCGGCAGGGGTATGCACGCGTCTTTCTCACCACCGGCCGATCCGGCACCAAGGCTTTCGCCGGCAGTGACGCCTGGTTCTTGATCCGCGCCGTCACCGCGCCCGATGACGGCGTGCTGCCGCGTCACCATCGGTTGGTGTTGTCTCGCGGCCCGTACCGCTACGACGACGAGGCGACGTTGATGGCCGAGCATCGCATCGATGTGCTGGTGACCAAGAACAGCGGTGGCGAGATGACCCGCGCCAAGCTGGATGCCGCGGATGCGCTTGATATTCCGGTAGTCATGGTGCAGCGCCCAGCACTGCCCGAGCGGGTCGCCACGGTAGGCACTGTGCAGGAGGCCGCGCAATGGGTGGCGGGGCTGGGCTGA
- the cobIJ gene encoding cobalamin biosynthesis protein CobIJ has product MTGTLWGVGLGPGDPELVTVKAARVIGEADVVAYHSARHGRSIARGIAEPYLRAGQIEEHLVYPVTTETTDHPGGYAGAMEDFYAAATERIGAHLAAGRNVALLAEGDPLFYSSYMHLHTRLTDRFDAVIVPGVTSVSAASAAVATPLVAGDQVLSILPGTLPVGELTRRLADADAAVILKLGRSYHNVREALSASGQLDGTFYVERASTAKQRVLPAADVEETSVPYFSLAMLPGGRKRASVTGTVAVVGLGPGGCDWMTPQTRRELADATDLVGYATYLDRVPPREGQRRHPSDNTDEPARARLACSLAEQGRAVAVVSSGDPGVFAMATAVLEEAGQWPGVQVRVIPAMTAAQAVASRVGAPLGHDYAVISLSDRLKPWEVIAARLRAAAAADLVLAIYNPASKSRTWQVGAMRQLLLEHRDPGTPVVIGRNVSGPDEEVRVVRLADLNPAEIDMRCLLIIGSSQTCWQSTEFGDRVFTLRRYPG; this is encoded by the coding sequence ATGACCGGCACCCTGTGGGGCGTCGGACTCGGCCCCGGTGATCCGGAACTGGTGACCGTCAAGGCGGCGCGGGTGATCGGGGAGGCCGATGTGGTGGCCTATCACAGCGCCCGGCACGGCCGCAGCATCGCGCGCGGCATCGCCGAGCCGTACCTGCGGGCCGGCCAGATCGAGGAACACCTGGTGTATCCGGTGACCACCGAGACGACCGACCATCCGGGCGGCTACGCCGGCGCGATGGAGGATTTCTACGCCGCAGCCACCGAACGCATCGGCGCGCATTTGGCCGCCGGGCGCAACGTGGCGCTGCTGGCCGAGGGCGACCCGCTGTTCTACAGCTCATACATGCATCTGCACACCCGACTCACCGACCGGTTCGACGCCGTCATCGTGCCCGGTGTGACGTCGGTGAGCGCCGCCTCGGCCGCCGTAGCGACCCCACTGGTGGCCGGCGACCAAGTGTTGTCGATACTTCCTGGCACGCTGCCGGTAGGCGAGCTGACCCGCCGGCTGGCCGACGCCGACGCGGCGGTGATCCTCAAGCTTGGCAGGTCGTATCACAATGTGCGCGAAGCGCTTTCGGCATCGGGTCAACTCGACGGCACCTTCTATGTGGAGCGGGCCAGCACCGCCAAGCAGCGGGTGCTGCCGGCCGCCGACGTCGAGGAGACCAGCGTGCCGTACTTCTCGTTGGCAATGCTGCCGGGCGGGCGGAAGCGCGCGTCGGTCACCGGCACCGTTGCCGTGGTGGGCCTGGGCCCCGGTGGCTGCGACTGGATGACACCGCAGACCCGCCGCGAACTGGCCGACGCCACCGACCTGGTCGGCTACGCGACCTATCTGGACCGGGTGCCGCCACGGGAGGGGCAGCGCCGCCATCCCAGCGACAACACCGACGAACCCGCCCGCGCCCGGCTGGCCTGCTCGCTGGCCGAGCAAGGTCGCGCCGTGGCGGTGGTGTCCTCCGGCGATCCCGGCGTGTTCGCGATGGCAACCGCAGTTCTCGAAGAGGCCGGGCAATGGCCGGGCGTGCAGGTTCGGGTGATTCCCGCGATGACCGCGGCGCAGGCGGTGGCCAGCCGGGTGGGTGCTCCGTTGGGTCATGACTACGCGGTGATCTCGCTGTCGGACCGGCTCAAACCCTGGGAGGTGATCGCCGCGCGGTTGCGGGCCGCGGCCGCAGCCGATCTGGTGCTGGCCATCTACAACCCGGCTTCCAAGTCCCGGACCTGGCAGGTGGGTGCGATGCGGCAGCTGCTGCTCGAGCATCGCGATCCCGGCACGCCGGTTGTCATCGGCCGCAACGTGTCCGGGCCCGACGAGGAGGTACGGGTGGTGCGGCTGGCGGACCTGAACCCCGCCGAGATTGACATGCGCTGCCTGTTGATCATCGGTTCATCGCAAACCTGTTGGCAGTCAACTGAATTCGGCGACCGGGTGTTCACGCTGCGCCGCTACCCCGGCTAG
- the cobH gene encoding precorrin-8X methylmutase encodes MLDYIRDAAEIYRRSFAIIRAEADLSRFPADVERVVVRLIHTCGQVDVTEHVAFTDDVVARAGAALRGGAPVLCDSSMVAAGITAARLPAGNEVVSLVADPRAAELAALQGTTRSAAAVELWAHRLPGAVLAIGNAPTALFRLLELLDDGVPPPAAVLGGPVGFVGSAQSKQELIDRPRGMSYLVVRGRRGGSAMAAAAVNAIASERE; translated from the coding sequence GTGCTCGACTACATCCGCGACGCCGCGGAGATCTATCGGCGCTCGTTTGCGATTATTCGCGCCGAAGCGGACCTGAGTCGCTTTCCCGCCGACGTGGAGCGGGTGGTGGTTCGGCTGATCCACACTTGCGGGCAGGTCGATGTGACCGAGCACGTCGCTTTCACTGACGACGTCGTCGCCCGGGCCGGCGCCGCCCTGCGCGGCGGCGCCCCGGTGCTCTGCGATTCGTCGATGGTGGCCGCCGGGATCACCGCGGCGCGGCTGCCCGCCGGCAACGAGGTGGTGTCGCTGGTCGCCGACCCGCGGGCGGCCGAACTGGCCGCCCTGCAGGGCACCACCCGCTCGGCGGCGGCGGTGGAGTTGTGGGCGCACCGGCTGCCCGGGGCGGTCCTGGCCATCGGCAACGCCCCGACGGCCCTGTTCCGGCTGCTCGAGCTGCTCGACGACGGCGTCCCCCCGCCCGCCGCCGTGCTGGGCGGACCGGTGGGTTTCGTCGGCTCCGCGCAGTCCAAGCAGGAGCTGATCGACCGCCCGCGCGGCATGTCCTACCTGGTGGTGCGCGGCCGTCGCGGCGGCAGCGCCATGGCCGCCGCCGCGGTCAACGCGATCGCGTCCGAACGCGAATGA
- the cobG gene encoding precorrin-3B synthase, with translation MRDDDACPGALQVHQAADGALARIRLPGGMITAAQLAALASLSTQFGSGTLELTARGNVQLRAVTDVDAVAAAVAEAGLLPSQTHERVRNIVASPLSGRVGNHADVRPWVAELDAAICAEPRLAELGGRFWFGFDDGRADVSGLRADVGVHVFDDGPRLLLAGYDTGVPAEIPATLLDIALRFQEIRGKAWRVNELDDIETLMPGVALGAEFPPVTKPPVGWLAQNDGRVTLGAGIPLGVLPARVAEFLAAIEAPMVITPWRSVLVCDLVEETADVALRVLAPLGLVFDEHSPWLTVSACTGSPGCAQSAADVRADAAGSLDVDYHGHRHFAGCERACGSPPGCEVLVATARGYRVLRS, from the coding sequence ATGCGCGACGACGACGCCTGCCCGGGTGCGCTGCAGGTGCACCAGGCCGCCGACGGCGCGCTGGCCCGGATTCGGCTGCCCGGCGGGATGATCACCGCGGCGCAGTTGGCGGCGCTGGCGAGTCTGTCGACGCAGTTCGGTTCGGGCACGTTGGAGTTGACCGCGCGGGGCAACGTGCAGTTACGCGCGGTCACCGACGTCGACGCCGTCGCTGCGGCGGTGGCCGAAGCGGGGCTGTTGCCTTCGCAAACCCACGAGCGGGTACGCAATATCGTCGCCTCCCCGTTGTCCGGGCGGGTCGGCAACCATGCGGACGTGCGGCCATGGGTCGCTGAGTTGGATGCGGCGATCTGCGCCGAGCCGCGACTCGCCGAGCTGGGTGGCCGGTTCTGGTTCGGATTCGACGACGGGCGAGCAGACGTATCCGGTTTGCGCGCCGACGTCGGCGTGCATGTTTTCGACGACGGCCCGCGGCTGCTGCTGGCCGGCTACGACACCGGGGTGCCCGCCGAAATCCCCGCAACCCTGCTCGATATCGCGCTGCGCTTCCAAGAGATCCGCGGAAAGGCTTGGCGGGTAAATGAACTCGATGACATCGAAACACTAATGCCCGGTGTGGCGCTGGGTGCGGAGTTTCCTCCCGTCACCAAACCGCCGGTCGGTTGGCTGGCCCAAAACGACGGTCGCGTCACACTCGGCGCCGGAATACCGCTGGGTGTACTGCCGGCCCGCGTCGCGGAATTCCTGGCGGCGATCGAGGCCCCCATGGTGATCACACCGTGGCGATCGGTGCTGGTGTGTGACCTCGTCGAGGAAACCGCGGATGTGGCCTTGCGCGTGCTCGCGCCGTTGGGTCTGGTGTTCGACGAGCACTCCCCCTGGCTGACGGTGAGCGCGTGCACCGGCAGCCCGGGCTGCGCGCAGTCCGCCGCCGACGTGCGTGCCGATGCCGCAGGGTCGCTGGACGTCGATTACCACGGGCACCGGCACTTCGCCGGGTGTGAGCGGGCGTGCGGCAGCCCCCCCGGGTGCGAGGTGCTGGTCGCGACCGCGAGGGGCTACCGGGTGCTGAGGTCTTAA
- a CDS encoding hydroxylase: MPSAADFGQTVKKGNAMVQRGGHAVVLGASMAGLLAARVLADFYDRVTVIERDILPVDPVNRRGVPQGRLIHACLPRLTEVLEEFFPGFGDDLLAQGATTWDDGDFSKLDWSFGGHRMVRSGKSAHAPRMLSPCRPVLEWNVRQRVRAIPNIAIREAHDVVGLTATPDRRRITGVRVVDRAYDRAKTLSADLVVDATGRGSRTPVFLELLGYGRPTEDEVMVQLAYACQLVRISPGLIRQHMIARFPQAGQPKMFAMIGYENDSWMIGAGTMAGLEPPRDYDEILSYVDELAPPAVAEAIRAAEPIGAVVHHRVPSNRWRRYDKMRRLPESLLVVGDAVCSFNPIYGQGMTIAAIEATVLRDCLQRGSRGLTRRFTRTAAKYVRVAWQTAVGSDLALPEVPGPRPLLMRISNACLEPVLTATESDPVVAAQFMRITAMIDPATRLLRPTILIRVLRAQRRHADTPIVEDCAGVELAQSA, encoded by the coding sequence TTGCCGTCCGCCGCAGACTTCGGGCAGACCGTCAAGAAGGGGAATGCAATGGTGCAACGCGGTGGTCATGCGGTGGTGCTGGGCGCCAGCATGGCGGGCCTGTTGGCGGCCCGCGTGCTGGCTGACTTCTACGACCGGGTCACAGTCATCGAGCGGGACATCCTGCCGGTCGATCCGGTGAACCGGCGCGGTGTCCCGCAAGGCCGGCTCATTCACGCCTGCCTCCCGCGGCTCACCGAGGTCCTCGAGGAGTTCTTCCCCGGGTTCGGCGACGATCTGCTCGCGCAGGGTGCCACCACCTGGGACGACGGCGATTTCTCCAAGCTGGACTGGTCGTTCGGCGGACACCGGATGGTGCGGTCGGGCAAGTCGGCGCACGCGCCGCGCATGTTATCCCCGTGCCGGCCGGTACTGGAATGGAATGTGCGGCAACGGGTCCGGGCCATCCCCAACATCGCGATCCGGGAAGCCCACGACGTGGTCGGTCTCACCGCAACACCTGATAGGCGCCGCATCACGGGGGTGCGGGTGGTCGACCGCGCCTACGACCGGGCGAAGACGCTGAGCGCCGACCTCGTCGTCGACGCCACCGGTCGCGGGTCGCGGACGCCGGTCTTCTTGGAGTTGCTCGGCTACGGACGTCCCACCGAGGACGAGGTGATGGTGCAACTCGCCTACGCGTGCCAACTGGTCCGCATCTCACCCGGGCTGATCAGGCAGCACATGATTGCGCGCTTCCCGCAGGCGGGACAACCCAAGATGTTCGCGATGATCGGATACGAGAACGACTCGTGGATGATCGGAGCCGGCACCATGGCAGGCCTCGAGCCACCCCGCGATTACGACGAAATCCTTTCCTACGTCGACGAACTGGCGCCTCCCGCGGTGGCGGAAGCGATCCGCGCAGCCGAGCCCATCGGCGCCGTCGTACACCACCGGGTGCCGTCCAACCGGTGGCGGCGCTACGACAAGATGCGTCGGCTGCCCGAGAGTCTGCTGGTGGTCGGCGACGCGGTCTGCAGCTTCAATCCCATCTACGGGCAGGGGATGACGATCGCCGCGATCGAGGCCACCGTGCTGCGGGACTGCCTGCAGCGGGGGAGTCGCGGGCTCACCCGCCGATTCACCCGGACCGCGGCAAAGTACGTGCGGGTGGCCTGGCAGACCGCCGTCGGCTCCGACCTGGCACTCCCGGAAGTGCCGGGACCTAGACCGCTGCTGATGCGGATCAGCAATGCGTGCCTGGAGCCGGTGCTGACCGCAACGGAGTCAGATCCCGTCGTCGCCGCGCAGTTTATGAGAATCACCGCGATGATCGATCCTGCCACCCGCCTGCTGCGGCCGACCATTCTGATCCGGGTGTTGCGGGCACAGCGCCGCCACGCCGACACCCCAATCGTCGAAGACTGCGCCGGGGTCGAACTCGCCCAGTCGGCGTAG